CTGACCGGCTACGACAACGACAGCCCCGCCCGCAGAGCACTGCGACCGAGCAGCACGGTCCCTGTCGCGATGGCTGTCGCGGCCCGCCCACACACGGGGATCCGGCCCTCCCACGCACGTCACACACCGCCACAGCACCCCCAACGCGACACCCCCCGCGACAGGGGCGCCCCGCCCGGCAGCGGGCCCGAGCAAGGACGGCCCGGGGCCGGGGCCCGCTGCTCCTGGCAGGCCGGGACGCCTGCCCCCGGGACAGGGCCCGACGAACAGGCGCAACGGGCCGGAACCACGAACGGCCCGGGGCCGCAGAACGCTGACCTCCTACGGGTGGTCCTCACCCGTAGGTGCCACGCGATCCCGACGGCTCAGTCCTCCTCGGCCCGAGGCGGAGAAGCCTGCCCCGGACAAGCTCTTCGAGCACAGCGATCCGGCTGCGCAGATCCTCGATCTCCTGATCGAGACGCGGAGAGACGTTCCCGAAGCGGGAGCTCCTGGGGCCGCCGGTAAGGGGCTCCCCGCCAGGAGCATGAACGAAGCCGACATAGGCCGCCAACTGCCTGAGCGGGGACGGCGAGGAAGGATCCTTGGTCACGCGCCGCAAGCTACCCGAACCCCACAGCCGGGCAACGACCGGCCCCGGCACAGCCAGCCGGACCCGGAACGACGGCCAGGGCAGCCCGCCGCCGGGAGGCAACACGACAACCAGGCGCAGCCGTACCGGGCCGGGAACGGCGGCCAGGGCGCGGCCCGGGGCCGGCGATCGGCGGACCGCTCCCGGCGGCGGGGAGCAGCCCGGCCACCGCCGGAATCCACCGGCGAACCCGCCCCGTGAATTCACGACCCGCCGGAACAGCCCCGACCGGGCGGTAATTCAGGGTGAATCGACAAGGCAAATCCGGTACGGAAACCGGCGGCATCTCCGACGGGCCGTCAATTCACGGGAGCACCCCGAAGCAGCCCCGACCCCTGAACCGCCCGCCCGGCCCGGCGCTGCCCCGCCCGGCCGAGGTAACCAACCACCCAACGTCACCAAAATCACCCGCCCCGGACGCCGCCCCACCGCCGGACGACGCCCGGCCGCCCGCCCGGATTGGTCCACCAGAAGGCAAAAGCGGCCACCAAACGCGGCGAGGTCACACCACCGCGACTCGTCGCCGGGTAGAGCCTCGCGTGCAGCACCCGCACCTCCCACCACAGTTCATCCGGAACGGAGACCAGCGCGGCCACCAGCTCGCGCCTGGACGGGACCGGCAGCATCAGCGGGCCCAAGTCCTGTACGGCGCGGGCCTGTTCGCAGTCGGGGCACTCCAGCCGGTCCGGTCGGGCCTCCTGGCGCAGCTCCAGCTTCGAGCCCTCCTTCTCACCGATGGAGCCCCGGCACGTCCAGCACGGGCGCAGCGCGGCGTTGGCCGTGCGGGCAGCCTCCAGTTGTTCTTCGGCCTCCCAGCTGCCGTACACCCAGGTGCTCTCCTCCTCGGGAATCTCGCCGCAGTCGATGCAGACCAGGTAGTCCATCAGCTCCTGGTGGGCCTTGTGCTCCTCGGCCTGGCGGGCGGCTTGGCGCAGGTCGTACGCGGCCCGGTCGTTCGGGTTCTCCAGCGCCTCGGTGAGGGAGGGCCGGCCCCGGCGGCCGAAGCGCCACCAGACCGGCCCCATCGGGCCGTGGTCGGCCAGCAGTTCCAGGGTGGTCGCGATGATGGGCAGGGCGTCGTCGTACTCGCGCCAGCCGTCGTCGTTGTAGTCGCGGACCGCCCTGCACCACTGGCCGCGCCAGCAGTCGGCGGATAGGTCCGCCACCGCCTGCTGCCGGCCTGCCAGGGCGACGGGTCCGGCGTCGGTGACGACCAGGGCGACGGGCGGGTACCCGGGCCGGGTGTGGCCGGGCCAGGTGCGGCGCCACCAGTGCACCGTGCGGTCGGCCGACTCGTGGTGGGAGCGGGCCGGGTCGTTGTCGCGGACCTTGGTGCGGACCAGCTCGCGGTAGCGGGGAACTTCGCGGCGACGTCGGCCGGGGCCATGGTGGAGCGGTCGACCTCGACCATCAGCACCGGCACCCCGATCTCCGGGGCCTGCCACACGCCGTCCGGGCGCACCTTTCGCCGGCCGCCCGGCAGCAGGAACTCGGTCTCGGTCGACCAGGACCGCACCGTGCCGACCCCGCCCGCGGCCCCGGGGGCGGTGCCGCCGAGGACGAACGCGGCGATCGTCTCGTTGACGGCCATCGCGTGCTGGGCGCCAGTACGGCCTGCGCCCCGGGCCGTGCCGCCCATCTCCGAGCGGACCATGCCGAGCACGGCGGCGGCCGCGTCCAGACCGGCCGCGCCCTCCAGCCGCCACGTCTTGTGCCGGTGCTTGGTGTTGCCGTCGGAGGCGACCAGGCCGTGCAGCGCGAGGTCGCCCAGCGCCTGCCGGACCGCCTTGTTCGACGCCGCACCGGGGCGCAGCAGGCGCTGGAGCTGGTCGGCGGTGGCGACCTTGAGAACGCCGAGCGCGCCAAGGACGTCCGAGCGCAGCGCGGTGGTCGAGCCGTTCGGGTTGGCGGCGCCGCGCCGGAACGCGGTCCGTCCCGGCCGGGACGGACCGGCCGCCTCGACGACGTCGGCCCGGTCGTCGTAGTCGTCGGGCTGGCCGTCGTTGTCGTCGGGCTCGGCGGGGCTCTGGCAGGTGCTCACGGACGTCTCCTGGTGGCCGTGGTCGGGGCGTTGCCTTCGAGGGATATCCGGCGCTCCTGACAGCCGCCAAGCCCGTTGTCGGCCCGCGCGCCGCGTCCCCTCCAACCACCCCTGCTTCCAGCCCCGCCGCCGCTGACCACCGCCCGCCGGCCCACCGACTGCCTCGCCCTGGAGGTCGGCCGCAGCGTCCTCGCCCCGGTCGGCAACCGCGACACCCCCACCGGCGAACTCCTCTTCGACCCCGAACTGGTGATCCGCGCCACCACCGCGCCCGCACCGCTGCGCTGACCCCGGACGCCCGGACGTCCGGACGCCCGGACGTCCGGACGTCCGGACGTCCGGCCACCCGGACGAGAACGCCCGGCCACCCTCCCCGGTGGCCGGGCGTTCTTCCGTGACACCCCGTCAGAGCCAGCCCCGGTGGGCGGCCTTGATGCCAGCCTCGAAACGGCTGCTGGCGTCCAGCCGTTCCATGATCGAGGCCATGTGGCGGCCGATGGTGCGCGAGGAGATGCCCAGCCGCTGCCCGGCCGCCTCGTCGGTGAGGCCGCCGCCGAGCAGGCGCAGCAGCTCGCGCTCGGTCGGGGTGAGCCCGGTCGCCGGGTCGTCCGGCCGGGCCGCGCCGAGCGGGACGGCGGTGCTCCAGGCCTGCTCGAACAGATCGAGCAGGGCGCCGATGATGCCTGGCTCGGTGACGTGCAGCGCGCCCTTGCGGCTGTCCGCCGGGTCGATCGGGACGAGCGCCTGGACCCGGTCCACGATGATCACCCGCTGCGGCACGGCGGGCGCGGTGCGGACCTCGCCGCCCTGCCCGAGCAGCCAGTTGGCGTACGCCGTGACGTGCGGCTGGCGGCGGGTGGTGTCCTGGTAGAGCGTCCGCATGGTGATGCCGCGGGCCAGTGCCGCGCTGTCGGAGGGACGGCTGGCGTCCAGGTCGTCGGGGCGCTGGGCGCGCGGATGGGTGGTCAGCACCTCGCGCTCGGTCTGCCGGGCCATCAGCTCCAGCCGGGCCCGGATGGAGTCCATACCGAGCAGGCGCTCCCCGTGCGCGGGCCGGTGCTCGGCCCGCTCCGCGACCATCCTGGTCACGGCGGCCCGGGACGCCGCCAACTGGGCCTGCCGGGCGGCGAGTTCGGCCTCGTGCCGGGCCAGTACGTCGGCCAGGCCGATCTCCGGGTCCACCGCGCGCAGCTGCCCCGGACGGTCGGCGGACACCCGGACCAGCATCAGCGCGCCGAGTTCGTCGAGGCAGTCGTGGACCTGCGACTCGCTCAGCCCGCTGCGGGCGGCCAGCTCCGCCACCCCGTCCAACGGGTGGTCGAGCATCGCCCGGTACACCGTGCCGGCCTCGACCGACACCCCCAGTGCCTCCAGCATTCCGTCCCCCTCCGCGCCCGGCGCAGCCGTCCCCGTGAGTGGATGGCGTGCGAATCCTTTCAGGGCCCCACTCCTCCTTCAAGAAAGATCAATGGGGCCATCGGGACTGGTCGGGGCATATGCGCGCGAAATCTGTTCGATTTTTGGCGCCCTCCGGCCCCTCCGGGGAGCGGCCTGGCGGCGGTCCTGTCGGGGAGCGGACAGCGGGTCCGGTGTCCGGAACCAGACTGTCTGGTTGGGGACAGTCGGCATGCCTTCCCCCGGGTCCGGCGGCACGGAAAGCTTTACCTCGCCGCCAGGGAAACGGACCGGGCGGCAGCCGGCCGAAGCGTCTACCGCGGGACGTGGAGCCGGACCACAGCCAGCCCGCCCCACCGACACCGGAAGAGGTCCACCCCGTGCTCCGCACCCGCATCGCCCAGGCCGCCGCGGTCGCCGCCCTCGCCCTGACCGCCCTCGCCGCCCTCCCCATCGCCGCCCAGGCCGACGAGACCCCGGCGCCGACGCCGACCGCCACGGCCCAGCCGACCGGGGCCCCCGCCCCCGGGACCGTGCAGCCCGCCGGCAACTACGGCTGGGGCGACTGATCCCCGATGGACGTCGTCCACGCCAGCCTGCACCGCAGACACCCTGCGGAGCCCGTGCCGGACGGTGAGACGGCGGAGATCCTCGCGGCCCTCTGGGCCCACGCACTGCCCGCCGACGGGCTGCAGCACATCACCGCCCGCGGCGAGAACGACCGCACCGACCTCCTGATCTACCTCCGCACCCTCCCCGACCCGGATCCCGCCCCCGACGGCCAGCCGGCCGTGCAGCGGGCCCACCGGTTGATCGCCCGCACCCACCGGGCCTCGCCCCTGCTCCGCCGGAGCCACCTCCCGCCGGTCCCGCCCGCGGACCACGCGGCCGGCCCGCGCTGAGCCCGCGCCGCCCGCCGCGCCCCGCAATACCCCTCTCCCGGACCTCCCGCCGCTCCGCCGTGCCCGAACCCGGCCGACCGGGCGTCCACCCGACCACTCGTCAGACAGGAAGCTTCGCCATGCCCGCTGTGTCCTCCTCCTCGTCCTCCGCCAAGCTCGCCAAGCTCGCCCGGACCGCCCTCGCCACCGCGATCGCCGCCTCCGGCGTGATCGCCGGCTCGGTGTTCTCGGCCGGAACCGCACAGGCCGCCACCACCGGCGACTCGATCGTCAACACCGCCGCCGGGCAACTCGGCAACGCCGCCTGCGGCAACGGCGGCCGCGGCTACTACGCGTCCGGCACCGGACAGACCAACAGCTGCTCGGGCGGCCAGGAGGCGCACCCCTGGTGCGCCGACTTCGTCGGCTGGGTCTGGGCCCGCAACGGCGTGCAGAACCTCGGCATCCTGAACGACCTCGCCAACTCCCTGCAGACGTACGGCAACAACAACGGCACCCTGGGCAGCACGCCGCACGTCGGCGACGCGGTCTTCTTCCACCCGAGCGGCTACAGCACCGGCTACACCACCTACGACCACGTGGCGATCGTCTCCGCGGTCAACTCCGACGGCACCATCGACTGGATCGGCGGCAACCAGGGCAGCTCGCCCGGCTACGTGACCCGCAACACCCGGATGCCCGGAGCCGTCGGCTCCAGGGAGTGGTCGGTCAACGGCGTCAACGTGCACCTGGCAGGCTACATCCGGCCGGTCGGCGGCCAGGCCGCGGTCCAGCGCGGCGACCTGTTCCACGAGTCCCGCGACCCGTGGGGCTCCTGGTCCGGCTTCGCGGCGGTGAACGGCTACGCCGGCGCGCCGTCGTTCAACGCCAGCCAGGAAGCCATCACCTCGACGCCCGACAAGTCGACCCAGACCCTGGCGGCCGGCAACGACGGCAACCTGTACCACACGGCCCGCTACGCGAACGGCTCGTGGACCGGCTGGGCCCCGCTCGCCGGCTACGCCGGCGCCCCGAACTTCTCCGCGAAGTCCTTCTCGATCGCGGGCATGCCGAACGGCGACGCGCAGGTCCTGGCGGTCGGCAACGACGGCGGCATCTACTTCACCACCCGCCTGGTGAGCGGCAGCTGGCAGAGCTGGAGCAAGGTCGGCGACTGGGGCGCCCGCAAGGTGGCGATCACCGCGATGCCCAACGGCGACGCCCAGATCCTGATCATCGGCAACGACGGGCTGGTCTACCACAACATCCACTTCGCCGACGGCACCTGGCAGGGCTGGAACGGCGTGGCGGGCTTCGGCGGCGCGGCCTCGTTCGCGGCCAACAGCATCTCGCTGGCCGGCATGCCGAACGGTGACGCCCAGCTGGTCGCGGTCGGCAACGACGGCAACATCTACCACTCGATCCGGCTGGCCAGCGGCTCCTGGCAGGGCTGGGGCCCGGTCGCGGGCGTCGGCGGCGCGGCGAACTTCGCCGCCTCCAGCATCGGCATCACCAGCACCCCGAACGGTGACGCCCAGCTGGTCGCGGTCGGCAACGACGGCATCGCCTACCACAACGCCCGCTTTGCGAGCGGGTCCTGGCAGGGCTGGGGCTCGCTCGGCTTCGGCGCGGTCAACGTCGCCATCGCCGGGGTCGGGGACGGCTCCTCGCAGGTCCTCGCCACCCACAGCTGAGCCCACCGGGCGACTCGCCCGACCTGCTCGGCCCGCTCACCGGTCCCGTCCGGTGGGCGGGCCGCTCCCCGCCTCCGCCGCACCGCCCGCTCGCACCGCCCGTCCCGCCCGCCGGGCCTCTTCGCAGCCTTCGACCACCAGGAGCCCGTCACCGTGCCCGCGCCCCGCCGCAAGCCCGCCGCCGTCCTCGCCCTCGCCTCGGCCGCCGCCCTCGCCCTCCCCGTCCTCGCGGCCAGCACCGCCCAGGCCGCCTCCGTCGCCAACTGGGACAAGGTCGCCCAGTGCGAGAGCAGCGGCAACTGGAGCATCAACTCCGGCAACAGCCTCTACGGCGGCCTCCAGTTCGACCTGCCGACCTGGCGCGCCTACGGCGGCACCCAGTACGCCGCCTACCCGCACCAGGCCACCAAGCAGCAGCAGATCCTGATCGGCGAGAAGGTGCTCAACGGCCCGCAGGGCGCCGGGGCCTGGCCGCACTGCGGCGGCCCGCTGGTCGGCGACCACACCAACCCGTACCCCACCACCCCCGCGCCCACCGAGCGCGGCACCCTCTACCACGAGGTCCGCGACCCGTGGGGCTCCTGGTCCGGCTTCGCCGCCGTGATCGGCTACGGCAGCGCGCCGTCGTTCAACGCCGGCCAGGAAGCCATCACCTCGACGCCCGACAGGTCGACCCAGAGCCTCGCCCGCGGCAACGACGGCAACCTCTACCACACGGCCCGCTACCCGGACGGCTCGTGGACCGGCTGGGCCCCGCTCGGCGGGGTCGGCGGCGCGGCCAACTTCGCGGCCAGCACCTTCTCGATCGCGGGCATGCCGAACGGTGACGCGCAGGTGCTGGCGGTCGGCAACGACGGCGGCATCTACTTCAACGCCCGCCTGGTGAGCGGAAGTTGGCAAGGGTGGAGCAAGGTCGGCGACTGGAGCGCCCGAAAGGTCTCGATCGCCGCGATGCCCAACGGCGACTCGCAGGTCCTGATCGTCGGCAACGACGGGCTGGTCTACCACAACATCCGTTTCGACAACGGAAGTTGGCAGGGCTGGAACGGGGTGGCGGGCTTCGGTGGGGCCGCTTCGTTCGGTGCGAGCAACGTGGCGATCACGGGCATGCCGAACGGTGACGCGCAGCTGGTCGCGGTCGGCAACGACGGCAACGTCTACCACTCGATCCGGCTGGCCAACGGCTCCTGGCAGGGCTGGGGCCCGGTCGCGGGCGTCGGCGGCGCGGCGAACTTCGCCGCCTCCAGCATCGGCATCACCAGCACCCCGAACGGTGACGCCCAGCTGGTCGCGGTCGGCAACGACGGCATCGCCTACCACAACGCCCGCTTTGCGAGCGGGTCCTGGCAGGGCTGGGGCTCGCTCGGCTTCGGCGCGGTCAACGTCGCCATCACCGGCCTGGCCGACGGCTCCTCGCAGGTCCTCGCCACCCACAGCTGAACCGGACGGCCGGGACGCGGCGGCGCCACGAGGCGGTTCCCCGTGGCGCGCACGGGAGCTGTCACGGCGTCAGGTCGACCGCCAACGGCCGGTGGTCGGAGACCGCGAAGCGGGGCAGCCCGACCGGGGCGGCGGTGTGCGTGCCGAGACCGGCGGCGAGCAGGTGGTCGAGCTGGCTCCGCGGCCGGTGCGCGGGGAAGGTCGGGGCGCGCAGCAACTCGCGCCAGCCGTCCCCCGGCGCGGCGCACCGGAGCACCGAGACGGCCACCGCCCCCGGCAGGTTGAAGTCGCCGAGCAGCAGGTGTGGCCCCGGCAGCCCTGCCAACCAGCTTCGCAGGGCCAGCAGTTGGCGGACGTTCCAGCCCGGGACGAAGGACAGGTGCACCGCCACCGCCGTGAACGGCCCGCCGGGGCCGCGCAGCACGGCCGCCAGCGCCACCCGGGGATGGTCGCGCACCACCCGCAGCCCCGGCCGGCCGGGCGCGGGCAGTGGCACCATCAGCAGCGGCTCGCCGAACCGGCGGGCGTGCCACCCCAGCACTGGCAGCCGGGAGTACAGCGCCACACCGTGCGACGGGCCCCCGCCGGTCGTCGGGTCGTCCGGCCCGTGCACCCGCAGCCCCCGGACGGCCGTGTCGCGCACCCAGGACCTGCCCGGCGCCGCCCGGGCGTGGAACGCGGTGGCGTACCGCCAGTGCCGCGCCCCGGCCGCTTCGGCCAGCGCCCGCGCCTGGTCCACCCCGCCGGAGCGCTCCTGCCCCCGGTCCAGATCCTGCAGCGCCAGCACGTCCACGCCCAGCACGGCGACCGCCTCCGCCAGCGGAGACAGGCCGACCCTCTCCGACGGCCCGTCGACGGACGGCCGCCGCCCGTGCAGCACGTTGAAGGTGACGAGGCGCAGCGGCGCGGGGACGGTTCCGGTCACCCGCCGGACGCCACCGCACCCCGGCGGTCGCAGGACCGGGCCGTCGGGCCACCGGGGTCAGAGCTGCCAGGCCCGCAGACTGTTCCGGGTGACGGCCAGCAGCCGGTCCGGGCCCAGGGCGTGGACGGCCGCGACCCGGTGCCCGATCCGCTCCCGGTGCCCGGTCCGCCGCTCCGGTCCGGAGGGTCCGCCCGGCCCGGGCTGTCCGGACAGCTCGTTGGGTGGCTGGGTGGTGGGGGTGGTCACTCGTCTCCTTGGGGAAGTGGGCCGTCCCGGCCCGGGGTGAGCCGACACGGCGGGATGGGTGCGGGACGGGGTCAGCCGGTGACGGTCTCAGCGTGGCGGTGGAGCGCGTCCAGGAGCGCGGCCTGGTGGTCGGTCAGCTTGCCCTCGGCGCGGGCCGTGGCCTGCTTACGCAGCCAGGCGCCGGGCCGGAAGGCCGGGTCGTCGCCGAGGCCGGTGCGGTTGGCCGGGCCGTCGAGGGTTCCGCCGGCGGTGAGGTAGGCGAGCAGGCGGCGGTAGGAGCGGTTCCAGTCCGGCTCGATCCGCCACATCGCGTCCAGCGCGGTCAGCTTGGCGTCCTGGGCGGCCGTCAGCTTCGCGTTCTTGCGCTGGCGCCCTACCCACGCGCCGACGGCGTGGCCGTCGAGCTTCTCGGCGGCCGGGATCGCCAGGTGGCCGTGCGTCTGGGCCCAGGCGCGGGCGTGGGCGTAGCCGCGCTCCCAGGAGCGGGCGTGCTTGTCCCAGATCATGCCGAGCTGGTCCAGCTCGTGGATGCGGACCGGTGCGAGCAGGCCGGCGCCGTTCAGGTAGCGCTGGCGGTCGAGCCAGGAGATCAGAGCGCCGTCGCGGGCCTTGTCGGTGGGGTCGAGGTGGCGGTGCTCCGCCTGGAAGGCGGCGGCCAGGGCGAACATGCGCTGCCACTCGCTGGCGCGCGGATTGAAGGCCCGCAGCTTCACCGTCTGCAGGATCTGGACGGCGTGGCGGCGGGCGTTGATCCGCAGCCACTCCACCGGCGACTCCTCCGCGGCCGGCTGCTCGGCGTCCCCGGCCTCGCCGGTCTCCGGCTCGGTGACGTCGTCCTTCTCGCCCACCCGGCGGGTGCGCAGCTCGGTGATCCGGCCGACGACGCGGGCGTCGTGGGCGGCAAGCGCCCGCAGGACGCGCCAGATCGTGCGGAACGAGGAGGCCTCGATCTCCGCGTCGGCCTCCGCCTTCACCGCCTCGCCCGCATCCTGGATCTCGGCCGGGTCGGCCGCGGCGGTGTCGTCGCCGACCTCGGGGGTGGGGAGGTAGACGGGGATGATGACCCAGGAGACCTTGCCCTGCCGGTAGGCCTGCCGCAGCGCGCGGCCGACGGCCTGGACGATGTCGATGACCGAGCTCTTGGGGTCCGCGAAGACGATCGCGTCCACGGCCTCGACGTCGATGCCCTCGTTCAGGAGGCGGGAGTTGCAGATGATGCAGCACTCCTCGCCCTCCTCCCCCGGGCGCTTTCCGGTGGAGGCGGAGAACGTCGCGAACGCCGCCCGACGGTCCTTGAGCTTGTCACTGCCGGCGACCGCGAGGGCGGTCACCCGCTCGGGACGGTCCGCGAAGGGCAGCAGTTCGGCGGTGGCCGCCATGGTCGCGGCGAACTCCCGGGCCGCGTGCACCCGGGAGTGGAAGGTGATGACCCGGCGCAGCTGGAGGTCGGCGACGGCGCGCAGCACCGCGATCTGCAGGGCCAGGCGCAGGAGTTCTTCGTTGGTGCGCTGGGTGCGGAGGTCGGCGACGGCGGGGAGGTTGAGGAGGTCGCGCAGGTCCTCGTCGGTGACGACGGGGACCAGGACGCGGTAGTCGGCGAGGTAGCCGTGCTCGATGCCCTGTCCGAGCGTCCAGGTGTAGACGGTTTCGCCGTAGATCGAGGTGTCCGTCATGGAGCAGAGCGCGGGCAGCTGCTCGGCGCCCTGGCTGTCGGCGTCGGCGGTCAGGTCCGCGAGGCCCGGCTTCGCGCGGGTGTCGTCGGCGATCTTCGGGGTGGCGGTGAAGTACAGCCGGCGCAGCGCGGGCACGTCGGTGTCGTGGTGGACTGCGGCCCAGGCCTTGCCTTCGGAGCCGGCGGTGCGGTGGGCTTCGTCGATGACCACCAGGTCCCAGGCGGGCAGGCCGAAGTCGCGGTGCGCCTGGGTGATGCGCTCGAGGGAGGCGTAGGTGGCGTAGACGGTCACCGGGGCGTCGGGCTTCGCTTTCGTGACCAGGTCGGCGATCCGGGCGGCCTGGGTGGTCACCTGGGCGTGGACGCGGCCGCCGGCCTCCGCGCTCTCCAGCGCCTCCGCCCGCGAACACGCCGCCACCGCCAGACCCCGGCGCCCGCCCTTCAGCGACCAGGCGCCGGCGGTCTGCTCCAGCAGCTCGATCGTCGGAACCAGCACCAGCACCCGGCCCCGCGCCGCCAGGCGCCGCGCGCAGCCCGCGGCGATCAGCGTCTTGCCGGAGCCGGTCGCGGCGACGACGGTGGCCCGGCCGCCGTTCTTCACCGCCTTCACCGCCGCCGCGACCGCGTCCTTCTGGAACCAGTGCAGCGGCAGCGGGTTCACCACCGCGGCGGCCGGCTCGGCCTGGGCGGGCAGCGAAGCCGGGCCGCGCAGAGCGGCCGGGACGTCCTCGACGGCGGCAGTGACGGCGGTGGTGGTCGTGGTGTCCACGGCGCGGTGTTCTCCTTCTTCTCTGCAGGGCGGACTGCGGTGGAGGGCCGGCTGGGTCAGTCGGGGTAGGCGTAGCGGTGAAGGGCGTCGATCAGGCTCTCGATCAGATCGCCGGACGTGTTGGTCCTCCACTCGGTGTCGAAGCCCTCGGCGACAAGGATGTCGGCGAGGGCGTCGACCAGTTGCTGGGCCTCCTCCTCCCCGGGCGGGAAGACCGGGTCCAGGGTCACCGCGGATGCGGCTGCGGCGCGGGCGAGTAGGGGCAGCCCCGCCTCGGGGCCGGTGAACCAGCCAGGCTGCTGCGCTCGCTCGGGATGCTGCTGGTTCACGTACTCTCCCCCGGCACCCAGCCGCGGACTTCCAGGTAGGCGATGTCGGCGTCCTCCACCGCCCGGCCGGTCTCCACCAGCCAGGCCTGCATGGCCTCGGTGACGTCGCCGTGGTGCTCGGCGACGCGCCGGGACCACTCGGCGGCGTCGAAGCCGCCGGAGGAGGCGGAGCCGTAGGTGCGCTCCTCGGTGCCGTCGGAGCGCGGGACGAAGCCGCGGCGTACTCCGCCCGAGTCCTTCTCCGAGCCCGCGCTGTAGATGTACTGGTCGGCCTTCATCCGCACGGTGAAGGCGAGCTTCCCGCCGGCCCGGCCGGTGGCGTGGACGACCGGGGCGAGGTGCGCGGCACCGGAGCGGATGGCCTGCTTGCCGGCGCGGCCGGCCATGGATCCGCCCGGGGTGCCGATGGTGTCCTTGCCCCGCACCCGGGCTTTCTGACCGCCCTTGGTGGTGCGCCGCTGGGTGTTCGCCCCCGCGACGGCGGACAGCGCCTCCTCGTCCCGCTGGCCACCGCGCACCGCGCGGACCAGCTGGCGCAGCGCGCCCACCATGGACGCGCCCTTGCCCTTGGTGAAGAACTGCGAGACCAGGCTCGCGTCGCGGCCGAGCATCTTGGCGACCTGGCGCTTGGTGTAGCCCTGGTCGATCAGCTCCTGGGTCAGGCGCGCGGCCTCGTTCGGGTTGCCCGGGTCGGCCGGGCTCACCGCTGCTCACCTCCGGCCGC
The DNA window shown above is from Streptomyces sp. TLI_171 and carries:
- a CDS encoding transglycosylase family protein, which codes for MPAPRRKPAAVLALASAAALALPVLAASTAQAASVANWDKVAQCESSGNWSINSGNSLYGGLQFDLPTWRAYGGTQYAAYPHQATKQQQILIGEKVLNGPQGAGAWPHCGGPLVGDHTNPYPTTPAPTERGTLYHEVRDPWGSWSGFAAVIGYGSAPSFNAGQEAITSTPDRSTQSLARGNDGNLYHTARYPDGSWTGWAPLGGVGGAANFAASTFSIAGMPNGDAQVLAVGNDGGIYFNARLVSGSWQGWSKVGDWSARKVSIAAMPNGDSQVLIVGNDGLVYHNIRFDNGSWQGWNGVAGFGGAASFGASNVAITGMPNGDAQLVAVGNDGNVYHSIRLANGSWQGWGPVAGVGGAANFAASSIGITSTPNGDAQLVAVGNDGIAYHNARFASGSWQGWGSLGFGAVNVAITGLADGSSQVLATHS
- a CDS encoding DEAD/DEAH box helicase, with the translated sequence MDTTTTTAVTAAVEDVPAALRGPASLPAQAEPAAAVVNPLPLHWFQKDAVAAAVKAVKNGGRATVVAATGSGKTLIAAGCARRLAARGRVLVLVPTIELLEQTAGAWSLKGGRRGLAVAACSRAEALESAEAGGRVHAQVTTQAARIADLVTKAKPDAPVTVYATYASLERITQAHRDFGLPAWDLVVIDEAHRTAGSEGKAWAAVHHDTDVPALRRLYFTATPKIADDTRAKPGLADLTADADSQGAEQLPALCSMTDTSIYGETVYTWTLGQGIEHGYLADYRVLVPVVTDEDLRDLLNLPAVADLRTQRTNEELLRLALQIAVLRAVADLQLRRVITFHSRVHAAREFAATMAATAELLPFADRPERVTALAVAGSDKLKDRRAAFATFSASTGKRPGEEGEECCIICNSRLLNEGIDVEAVDAIVFADPKSSVIDIVQAVGRALRQAYRQGKVSWVIIPVYLPTPEVGDDTAAADPAEIQDAGEAVKAEADAEIEASSFRTIWRVLRALAAHDARVVGRITELRTRRVGEKDDVTEPETGEAGDAEQPAAEESPVEWLRINARRHAVQILQTVKLRAFNPRASEWQRMFALAAAFQAEHRHLDPTDKARDGALISWLDRQRYLNGAGLLAPVRIHELDQLGMIWDKHARSWERGYAHARAWAQTHGHLAIPAAEKLDGHAVGAWVGRQRKNAKLTAAQDAKLTALDAMWRIEPDWNRSYRRLLAYLTAGGTLDGPANRTGLGDDPAFRPGAWLRKQATARAEGKLTDHQAALLDALHRHAETVTG
- a CDS encoding CHAP domain-containing protein; this translates as MPAVSSSSSSAKLAKLARTALATAIAASGVIAGSVFSAGTAQAATTGDSIVNTAAGQLGNAACGNGGRGYYASGTGQTNSCSGGQEAHPWCADFVGWVWARNGVQNLGILNDLANSLQTYGNNNGTLGSTPHVGDAVFFHPSGYSTGYTTYDHVAIVSAVNSDGTIDWIGGNQGSSPGYVTRNTRMPGAVGSREWSVNGVNVHLAGYIRPVGGQAAVQRGDLFHESRDPWGSWSGFAAVNGYAGAPSFNASQEAITSTPDKSTQTLAAGNDGNLYHTARYANGSWTGWAPLAGYAGAPNFSAKSFSIAGMPNGDAQVLAVGNDGGIYFTTRLVSGSWQSWSKVGDWGARKVAITAMPNGDAQILIIGNDGLVYHNIHFADGTWQGWNGVAGFGGAASFAANSISLAGMPNGDAQLVAVGNDGNIYHSIRLASGSWQGWGPVAGVGGAANFAASSIGITSTPNGDAQLVAVGNDGIAYHNARFASGSWQGWGSLGFGAVNVAIAGVGDGSSQVLATHS
- a CDS encoding helix-turn-helix domain containing protein, which translates into the protein MSPADPGNPNEAARLTQELIDQGYTKRQVAKMLGRDASLVSQFFTKGKGASMVGALRQLVRAVRGGQRDEEALSAVAGANTQRRTTKGGQKARVRGKDTIGTPGGSMAGRAGKQAIRSGAAHLAPVVHATGRAGGKLAFTVRMKADQYIYSAGSEKDSGGVRRGFVPRSDGTEERTYGSASSGGFDAAEWSRRVAEHHGDVTEAMQAWLVETGRAVEDADIAYLEVRGWVPGEST
- a CDS encoding LuxR C-terminal-related transcriptional regulator, which encodes MLEALGVSVEAGTVYRAMLDHPLDGVAELAARSGLSESQVHDCLDELGALMLVRVSADRPGQLRAVDPEIGLADVLARHEAELAARQAQLAASRAAVTRMVAERAEHRPAHGERLLGMDSIRARLELMARQTEREVLTTHPRAQRPDDLDASRPSDSAALARGITMRTLYQDTTRRQPHVTAYANWLLGQGGEVRTAPAVPQRVIIVDRVQALVPIDPADSRKGALHVTEPGIIGALLDLFEQAWSTAVPLGAARPDDPATGLTPTERELLRLLGGGLTDEAAGQRLGISSRTIGRHMASIMERLDASSRFEAGIKAAHRGWL
- a CDS encoding replication-relaxation family protein, with protein sequence MLRPGAASNKAVRQALGDLALHGLVASDGNTKHRHKTWRLEGAAGLDAAAAVLGMVRSEMGGTARGAGRTGAQHAMAVNETIAAFVLGGTAPGAAGGVGTVRSWSTETEFLLPGGRRKVRPDGVWQAPEIGVPVLMVEVDRSTMAPADVAAKFPATASWSAPRSATTTRPAPTTSRPTARCTGGAAPGPATPGPGTRPSPWSSPTPDPSPWQAGSRRWRTYPPTAGAASGAGRSATTTTTAGASTTTPCPSSRPPWNCWPTTARWGRSGGASAAGAGPPSPRRWRTRTTGPRTTCAKPPARPRSTRPTRS
- a CDS encoding endonuclease/exonuclease/phosphatase family protein, coding for MTGTVPAPLRLVTFNVLHGRRPSVDGPSERVGLSPLAEAVAVLGVDVLALQDLDRGQERSGGVDQARALAEAAGARHWRYATAFHARAAPGRSWVRDTAVRGLRVHGPDDPTTGGGPSHGVALYSRLPVLGWHARRFGEPLLMVPLPAPGRPGLRVVRDHPRVALAAVLRGPGGPFTAVAVHLSFVPGWNVRQLLALRSWLAGLPGPHLLLGDFNLPGAVAVSVLRCAAPGDGWRELLRAPTFPAHRPRSQLDHLLAAGLGTHTAAPVGLPRFAVSDHRPLAVDLTP